A single window of Zea mays cultivar B73 chromosome 10, Zm-B73-REFERENCE-NAM-5.0, whole genome shotgun sequence DNA harbors:
- the LOC100382923 gene encoding Putative UPF0481 protein At3g02645-like has translation MALSELQARAWFVQSAAAGAGLRFDEERWLSRVRQSLEREAAEALGAAAKVLDVPRVLRATRPEAYLPQHFALGPYHSSRPELRDMERYKLAAAKRAEKLFAGGRRFDHLVQQLLLAQDRIRAPYHRFLELSDQTLAWMMAIDTCFLLDFLESYHRDEVTDMVSSATNWINATVRDAMMLENQIPLFLFSQALALRHPDAEQAAAAALHAVLDRFIKEVSPVKTTAELVVADVARHAHLLELLYHFLVPDATVFDGDGDGGREPPPMVPEEFTIDMLDPSQQLPDYDKVKQACMQVSSLDVAPVRFVRKNLISRPLSLASSLPGKIMRKVPLLSAVAPLVSRLMASTDVEAQLKGVNLGGIINSPLAQEIMIPSVATLERWGVRFAPAPEGVVGISFDAATATLSLPIITLDGNTEVVLRNLVAYEAVAVRGPLVLARYTELMNGIIDTPKDVKILRRSGVVVNRLKSDKEAADMWNGMCRATRLGKVPRLDAAIREVNAHRNRRAAARAQKLLKKYVFRSWRILTLLAAVVLLLMTAMQTFCSVYPCTRWFGSVFQMPQVGGTR, from the exons ATGGCGCTGTCGGAGCTCCAGGCGCGGGCGTGGTTCGTGCAGTCGGCGGCTGCGGGCGCGGGGCTGCGCTTCGACGAGGAGCGGTGGCTGAGCCGGGTGCGGCAGAGCCTGGAGCGGGAGGCCGCCgaggcgctgggcgcggcggccaAGGTGCTGGACGTGCCGCGCGTGCTCAGGGCCACGCGCCCCGAGGCGTACCTGCCGCAGCACTTCGCGCTGGGGCCCTACCACTCCAGCCGCCCCGAGCTCAGGGACATGGAGCGATACAAGCTCGCCGCTGCCAAGCGCGCCGAGAAGCTCTTCGCCGGGGGCCGCAGGTTCGACCACCTCGTGCAGCAGCTGCTCCTGGCCCAGGACAGGATTCGGGCGCCCTACCACAG GTTCCTGGAGCTGAGCGACCAAACGCTGGCATGGATGATGGCCATCGACACGTGCTTCCTCCTCGACTTCCTCGAGAGCTACCACCGCGACGAGGTCACCGACATGGTGTCCTCGGCGACCAACTGGATCAACGCCACCGTGCGCGACGCCATGATGCTGGAGAACCAGATCCCGCTCTTCCTCTTCTCCCAGGCGCTCGCGCTCCGCCACCCCGACGCCGAgcaggccgccgccgccgcgctgcACGCCGTGCTCGACCGCTTCATCAAGGAGGTGTCCCCCGTCAAGACCACCGCCGAGCTGGTCGTCGCCGACGTCGCCAGGCACGCGCACCTGCTCGAGCTCCTCTACCACTTCCTCGTGCCCGACGCGACGGTCTTCGACGGAGACGGCGACGGCGGCCGGGAGCCGCCGCCGATGGTGCCCGAGGAGTTCACCATCGACATGCTCGACCCCTCGCAGCAGCTGCCGGACTACGACAAGGTGAAGCAGGCGTGCATGCAGGTGTCCAGCCTCGACGTGGCGCCGGTCCGGTTCGTCCGCAAGAACCTCATCTCCCGGCCGCTGAGCCTGGCGTCGAGCCTCCCGGGGAAGATCATGCGCAAGGTGCCGCTGCTGTCGGCGGTGGCGCCGCTGGTGAGCAGGCTGATGGCGTCCACCGACGTGGAGGCGCAGCTCAAGGGCGTCAACCTGGGGGGCATCATCAACTCGCCGCTGGCGCAGGAGATCATGATCCCGTCGGTGGCGACCCTGGAGCGGTGGGGCGTCCGGTTCGCGCCGGCGCCCGAGGGCGTCGTGGGGATCTCCTTCGACGCCGCGACGGCGACGCTGAGCCTGCCCATCATCACGCTGGACGGCAACACGGAGGTGGTCCTGCGCAACCTGGTGGCCTACGAGGCCGTGGCCGTGCGCGGGCCGCTGGTGCTGGCGCGGTACACGGAGCTGATGAACGGCATCATCGACACGCCCAAGGACGTGAAGATCCTCCGACGGAGCGGCGTGGTGGTGAACCGCCTCAAGAGCGACAAGGAGGCCGCCGACATGTGGAACGGGATGTGCCGGGCGACGCGGCTGGGCAAGGTGCCCCGGCTGGACGCCGCGATTCGGGAGGTGAACGCGCACCGGAAccggcgggcggcggcgcgggcgcagAAGCTGCTGAAGAAGTACGTGTTCAGGTCGTGGCGGATCCTGACTCTGCTCGCCGCCGTCGTGCTGCTGCTCATGACGGCGATGCAGACTTTCTGCTCCGTGTACCCATGTACCCGATGGTTCGGATCAGTGTTCCAGATGCCGCAGGTCGGAGGAACCCGGTGA